The Clostridium sporogenes region TAAATCTTTAAGAATTAATTTTTTAACATGTTGTTCTCCTACTATTTCTACAGGTTTATCATTAATAACTTCTACTTTTTCACTTAATTCATAATCTAATCTATACATAGGAATATAATAAAGTTTTGAGGCTAATTCACTTACAAAATTAGCTTCTTCCTCAGCTTCTTTATTATATCCTATTATAGCAACTGTTTTATTTTTATAAAGTGGTGCATCACAAGTAGCACAATATCCTACACCTTTACCTAAAAATTCCTCTTCACCTTTTAATGCTTTTCCGTATTCTACCCCAGTAGCTAATATAACTGTTTTAGCTTCATACATTTTTTCATTGACCATTAGGGCAAAATATTCTCCCATAGCATAAACATTATTTATTCTTTCAAAAGTTATTTCTATTCCCATTTTATCTATATGATTTATAAATTTATCTTTTAGTTCATTACCTGAAATATCATAAAAACCAAGGTAATTATTTATTTTAGGAGCTTTTACAAGTTTTGAACTTAATTCCTTATTACCAAATATTATTATATCCTTATTTCTTATTTTAGCATTTATGGCTGCTTCCAACCCTGCGGGGCCACTACCTATTATAGCCATATCATATCTTTTCCCCATAATATCTCCTCCTAAAAAATGTAAAATTGAGAATAACACTAATGTTACTCTCAATTTATTTTATATTAAATATGCTTTTCTACTGCTGATTTTATAGCTTCTTTTGGTCTAAATCCAACTAATGTTTCTACTGCTTTACCTGCTTTAAATGTCATAAGTGTTGGTATACTAGCTATTTTATATTGTGTTGATATAACTGGATTTTCATCTACATTAACTTTAACAAATTTTACTTTTTGTCCTAATTCTTGAGATATTTCTTCCACTACAGGGGCAAGCATTTTACAAGGTCCGCACCATGTTGCCCAAAAATCTACTACTACAGGAACCTCTGAATTTAATACTTCTTCACCAAATACGTTTTCGTTTATTTCTTTAACCATAATTAATCACCCTCCGATATACCCTTACAGGGTATGCGTTTATTTATATTTTAATATATAGACCTATATTAGTCAATAGTTTTAAAATGTATTATAAAAAATTATTATTTATCCTTCAAATGTACCTTTCTTTAACACTTTACCATCTTTAACTAAGTGCTTACCTTTGCAAATAACATGTAATATATCTAAATTTTCCTTATCTAATATTACTATATCTGCATCTTTTTCTTTTTCTATATATCCCTTATTATTTAGCATCAAATGATCTGCTACATTTGATGTAACTACTTTTAATGAATCTTCTATTTCTATTTTTTCTTTTATAACACAATCTTTAAATTCTCTATATAATGATTGTACTGAACCTATACCTAAACCTACATACTCTCTTTTTTTGTTAAATATAGGCAAACTCCCCTGTCCATCTGAAGAAAAATGAACTCTTTCTGGATCTAAACCACTATCTAATATTCTTTTAAATCCTGAACTAGCTTTTATTTCTCCTTCTTCTAAAAAATTAGGATCAGAGCTTGTTGTCAAATCAATAACTCCTCCTTTTTTCATATATTGTATTCCCTGATTAAATAAATCTTCATTTCTCCCCATATGAGTGGGTATAATTTGAGAGGCAGGTATTTCTGTATCTTTTATTACTTTAAACAAATAATCTATTCCTCTTTTGCCACTACCAATGTGAACGTGAATAATTCCAGGCTTATTAGCTAATAAACCACCTACTCTTCCCTCTGCACAAATTTTTACAAAATCCTCATAACTAGGTTGAGAAGATCTATGATCTGACAAAGCTATTTCTCCTACACCTATAACTTTATCTATTAGCATAATATCAGACTTTGAGCAACCTGTAATATTATTAACTGGTATACTATATGATCCAGTGTATATGTATGTGGTTATGCCCTCTTCTTCTAGCCCTTTAGCTTTAGCTAGTAATGCTTCCATACTTCTACATATACCATCTGTTCCTAAGCAACCTACTACAGTAGTTATACCAGAACTTATTATATGTGACAATTGTATTTCAGGTGTTCTAGTACTAAATCCACCTTCACCACCACCACCTATTAAATGAACATGGGAATCTATAAATCCTGGTATAACTATATTTTCATTGGCATCTATAACCTTTATTTCAGCAAATTCCTTTGGTATATCTAAGCTATCATATACCCCTTCTATATTACTAGAAACTATTAAAATATCTTTTTTCCCTAAAAACTTAGGAGAATATACATATCCATTTTTTATAATTGTTATCATCTTTATTCTCTCCTGTAAAACAACATTAATACTAATATTATTGTTTTACATTATAAATAAAATATTCTAAAATATTAATTGTTATTTATAATTCTCTTTATATTAGAATTATTGTATATGGACTGAGGGTATATTTGTGATAACTTTTTAGCATAATTCTTAGATTTAACATCATCTATTTTTTCATTTAATGTTGCAACTTTGTATAATGCCAAGTCTCCATAATCACTTTTCACAAAACTATTAACATATATTTCATAATATCTTATAGCTTCACTTATATTATTTAATGCTTCATAATTTGTAGCTAATAAATATATTATATGTGGGTATAAATAATTCACGTTACCTAAACTATATGCTTTTAAGAGAAAATCATTACTTTCTTTATATTTTTTATTATTAGCATTTGCCATAGCAGTATTATAAAAATATTCTATACCTTCTTCTTTTAACAGTTTTTCTGCTTTTACTAATACACTTTTGCTATTAACATCCAAATTTTTATTTTTATAATTTGAATATATATTATATAATTGAATATAATTTTTCTTTTCTATATAATTATTTAAATTTTGTATATCTATTTTTTCTTCCTTTCTTATCTCTTGTTTTTTTGTCTCTGTTTTTTTTACTTCTTCTTTTTTAGGTATGTTGGAATTGTTTTTATTTTCTTTTGATGTTATTTTATTGTTTTTTATTTCACCAATATTTTTAGGTGTATTAAATTTATTAAATGAATATATAGAAGCGGAAGATACAATGCTAATAACTAATATTGCTATTAATACTTTTTTACCTTTATACTTTTTTATTAGCCCCTTTTTATATAATTCCTTTTTTATATTTATAGATATATCATTATTCTTATCTATAGATAAAGCCTTTTGATAATATTCTAAAGCATCATTATATTTACCTAATTTAATATAACACATAGCTAAATTATTACATACATTTATACGATTAAAATCCGTTTTTTCACATTGCTTTAATAAATCCTTAGCTCCTTCTATATCATTATTTTTAATTAATGTAATAGAATTTGCATATTTTTTTAAAAATTGTTCATCTAATTTGGCATCTTGTAAATATTTATAAGATACCGCATCTTTATTTGTATGATAATTCATTTTCCATAAATTTTTACAACTTATTAAATCACCTTTTAAATAATACAATAATCCCTTCAGATTTATGGCAGAATTATTTTTTAAATCCATTGATATACTTTTTTCACACAAATCTAGAGCCTTATCTATATTTCCATTATTAAAATTGTCTAAAGCCTTAGCATATATTTTTCTAGATTTAGCTTCATTATTCATTTGAATTTCCTCTCTTAGCTATAGTTCTTATTTAATAAATTCTTTTACTTTATCATTAGCAATAGTAATTTTTTCTTTATGCGATTTAATAAAATTATCATCTTCATATACATTTAATGTTAATATCAAGCTTGTTTCTCCTGAATTATCCTTTACCTTTTCCACAGATATTACTTCATGTTTATCATCTTTTGCTTCATATACTGGAGTAATAGTATCATTCTTTACATTTATACAATATAAATTTCCACCTTTAGAAACTGTTCCATAACCGTGACCAATAATAACTAATAAATTTTCATTATCTACCCAATATAAAAATTTAGGACTTTTTTGATCCTTTATTTCATTGATTTTTAACAACCATAATTTATTAGTATTGTTTTGTTTTAAATAGATTTTACCTATGCCTTCTTCTTCTCCATTATCCCCTTTACCCTCTACAATAGCTGAGTATTTTTTTTGCTCACTTTCTTTCCATTCAGTATTATTTTCCCCTTGAAATTTTTTATCTACTATCTCTTCTTTTTCTATTTTAGAAAACTTTGTTTTTTCTGAACCCTCTTTTTCATTCTTCTTTTCTTCACTTTTAGTTTCAGTATTATCCTTCTTATCTTTTTCTTCTTTATCATTATTATTATTAGATTCTACCTTTTGTTCTTCTTGTTTAGTATTTTCAACCGAGGATTTATTTTCCTTAGTACATCCTATTGAAAAACTAAAAATTATTAGGGTGATTAGTATTAGTCCTATCTTCTTATTTTTTAACATATTATCCCCTCCATAACAAATATAGATATATATCTAATTATATCTAAAAATATCGATTGTGTAAAAAAAAACTCCATGAAAACATAAAGTTAACATGAAGTTTTTTTTATTAAGAATTCATAATTATTTTTTTTGCTGTTAATATAGAAGATGCACTCATAGAATACTCATCTAATCCATATTCCACAAGAGTTGCTATAGCATTTTCATCTCCAGCCATTTCTCCACACATTCCACACCATTTTCCTTCTTTGTGTGCTGCATCTATAGTCATCTTTATTAATCTTAATACTGCTGGATGCATTGGATCATAAAGATATGATATTTTTTCATTCATTCTATCTGCAGCTAATGTATATTGTATTAAATCATTAGTACCTATACTAAAAAAATCTACATGTTTAGCAAGTTCATCTGCACATATAGCAGCTGCGGGTATTTCTACCATTATACCTGTTTCTAAATTTTCATTAAATTCTTTTCCCTCTGCTTTTAACTCACTCATACATTCTTTTAGTAATTCTTTAGCACCTTTAAATTCAGATAAAGATGATATCATTGGAAACATTATTTTTAAATTTCCAAAAGCTGATGCTCTAAGTAATGCTCTTAATTGAACTTTAAATAGTTCTTTTCTATCAAGACATAATCTTATAGCTCTATATCCTAGAAAAGGATTCATCTCTTCTGGCATTTCTAAATATGGAAGTTTTTTATCTCCTCCTATATCTAGAGTTCTTATAACTACAGGTTTTCCTTCCATTTTTTCTACTGCATATTTATAAGATTCAAATTGTTCATCTTCTGATGGCATATTATCTCTATCCATATATAAAAATTCTGTTCTAAAAAGGCCTACACCTTCTCCACCATTTTCTAATACTTGATGAACATCTTGAGGCTTTCCTATATTTCCACAAACTTCTACTCTTTTTCCTGCTTTAGTAACTGTTTCAACATTTATAAGCTTCTTTAGTTCTTCTTTTTCTTTTAAGAAAGATTCTTTACTTTTTTCATACTTTTCTATAGTTTCTTTATCTGGATTTATTATTACTATACCTTTAATTCCATCAACTATTGCTACATCATTATTTTTAACAGATTCAGTTATATCTTGCATACCAACTATAGCTGGTATTTCTAATGTTCTAGCCATTATAGCACTATGAGAAGTCCTTCCACCTATATTAGTTAAAAAAGCTATTACTTTGTCTTTATCTAATTGAGCAGTATCAGACGGAGTTAAATCTTGAGCTACTATTATGGTATCTTTATCTAAATCGTCCATACTGTTTGCTGATTTCTCCATAAGATTTAACATTATTCTCTTACCTACATCCTTTATGTCCGCTCCTCTTTCTCTCATGTATTCGTCTTCCATAGAAGCAAATATAGAACTATACATATCAATTACTTCTTGAAGTGCTTTCTCTGAATTAACTTTATTAGATTCTATATTCATTTCTACAGCTCCAGCAAATTCTGGATCATCTAATAACATAATATGACTATCAAAAACTGCTGCTTTCTCCGCTCCTACTTCCTTTTGTGCCTTCTCCTTTATTCTTTCAAGTTGTTCTCTGGTATTGCTTAAGGCACTTTTAAATCTTTCTTTTTCTTTCTCTATATCATCTATACTCTTTTCTACAACTTCTATATTTATGTCTTCCTTAATAAAAATCTTTCCTATAGCATATCCCTTTGAAGCAGCTATACCTTTTTTCATCATTTTTCCTCCTTATTAATAACCAATACATATATTTTTTTTATTTAAAATATAACCATATAATAATTTAATTAGCAAAAACCATGCCATAAAACTATAAATTTTTTGTGTATTCTTCATAATTATTTCTAATATACTATCAATTATAGTATGCTCTTTTTTATATTTTTTAGATATTAATAAAACCATTGATATTTTTTATCAAATTAAACAGCTGTATATTTATTATATTTTATAGTATATAATTATAGTGTTAATAAGTTGATATTTTTTAGCATATTATAATATTTTTTGATATTTTTTATCAAGGAGATGTTTTCATGTATAAAAACAATATAGTAGTTCCTATTAATAATGGCATACATACAAGAATAGCTGCTATGATAGTTCATAAAGCTACTGAAATAAAAAACAAATATGGCCTAGACCTCTATATAAAACGAATGGATTCTAGAGAACCTTTAGCTATTAGTATGTTAGCTTTGATTTCTTTAAAAATAAAGAAACATGAAATAATAGAAATATCTTGTAATAGTACTTCTTCTAAAGCTGAAAGTGCAGTTTTAGAATTATGTGATTTTATTAACTATGATATATCAAAGGAAAATTCTACATCAAAACTAGATGATATTATAGAAGAAAACACTATAGCCTATGATCAAATATTTACTAATATTCCTATAGGCATATTAGTAATAGATAAAAATAGTAAAATTACTATGGCTAATGACTATTCCTTAAAAATTATAGGTTATTCTTTAAAAGATATATTAGGTAAAAATATCAAGGATATAATACCAAGTTCTGAGTTACCTGATATAATTAAAAATAAATGCTATCATAAAGGTAAGACCCAATACATGGATAATAGAATATTGATAACTAATAGATCTCCTATATATTTTAACGATAAAATTTTAGGTGCTATAAGTGTATTCCAAGATATTTCTGAACTTGTAGGCATAAAAGAGCTAAACGAAAAATTCAAAAAAATATTAGAAGCTTCCCATGACTTAATTTGTTTTGTAGATGAGAGCGGTAAAATAATATATGTTAATCCATCTTACAAAAAACATTTTTCTATAAATTCTAAAGATATTATTGGAAAAGATATAAAAGAATCCTCTCCAAACAGTCTTATAATGGAAGTATTTAATACTAAAAAACCAAAGGAAAATGTAATCTATAATAAAGATAATATAAATATTATATCTACTATAGAACCTATTTTTATTGATAATGAATTTAAAGGTGTAATCTCTATATCGAAAACTGTAGATGAGTTAAGGGATCTAACATTAAAACTAACAGAATCTGAAGAGAAACTTATGTACTATAAAAATGAATTAACCAGACATTTACCCTTAAGTTCTTCCTTTAAATCTATAATAGGATGGAACAGTTCTCTAAAAGATTGTTTATCTATAGCAGAAAAAGCTTCTAAATCAACTTCTACTGTTCTTGTTAGAGGTGAAAGTGGTACCGGCAAAGAAATCATAGCAAATGCTATACATGATAATAGTTCTAGAAAAAATAAACCTTTTGTTAGAGTAAACTGCGCAGCCATACCAGAAAATCTTTTAGAAAGTGAACTTTTTGGTTTTGAAAAGGGAGCCTTTACAGGGGCTATAAAAAAGAAACCTGGTAAATTTAATATTGCAGATGGAGGTACAATTTTTTTAGATGAGATAGGTGATTTACCTATTTCTATGCAAGTAAAACTATTAAGAGTTCTCCAAGAAAAAGAGTTTGAAAGTGTTGGCGGAATTAAAACTCAAAAGGTAGATGTTAGAATAATTGCTGCTACTAATAGAAATTTAGAAGATATGATTAAAGATAATACCTTCAGAGAAGATCTTTATTACAGATTAAATGTTTTAAATATATCTTTGCCACCTCTTCGTCATAGAAAGCAAGATATAAATCTTTTGGTAGAACACTTTATAAATAAAATTAATCCTAAACTTAATAAAAACATAGCAGGTATAAATAAAGGAGCTCTTTTAAAACTACAACAATATGATTGGCCTGGAAATATCCGTGAATTAGAAAACATTGTCGAAAGGGCTATGAATATGTGTGATAAATCCATAATAACTGTTAAAGATTTACCCTTTTATATATCTAATAACTCTTTTGACGATAGCTATAACTTTACTATAAATGAAGACAACTTAAAAACACTAGAAGAATATGAAAAAGAAATAATTACTTTAGCTATGAAAAAATATAAAAGTTTTAATAAGGCAGGTAAAGCCCTAGGTATAACTCACAGAACAGTGTCCCTAAAATGTAAAAAGTATAATATAAACCCAGAAATTTATAAATAGCATTCTTATTATAAAAATAAACTTATTGCAGGCATTTTAATCTTAATATAGTAAAGATTAAAATGCCTGCAATAAGCTTTAATAGTTCTAAACCTAGCTAAATGAATTAATTTATGAAATTTATTTTT contains the following coding sequences:
- a CDS encoding NAD(P)/FAD-dependent oxidoreductase; the encoded protein is MGKRYDMAIIGSGPAGLEAAINAKIRNKDIIIFGNKELSSKLVKAPKINNYLGFYDISGNELKDKFINHIDKMGIEITFERINNVYAMGEYFALMVNEKMYEAKTVILATGVEYGKALKGEEEFLGKGVGYCATCDAPLYKNKTVAIIGYNKEAEEEANFVSELASKLYYIPMYRLDYELSEKVEVINDKPVEIVGEQHVKKLILKDLEIEADGIFVLKDSVSPSQLVPGLEMEDEHIKVDRKMQTNISGCFAAGDCTGKPYQYIKSAGEGQIAALSAVSYLDKINS
- a CDS encoding tetratricopeptide repeat protein translates to MNNEAKSRKIYAKALDNFNNGNIDKALDLCEKSISMDLKNNSAINLKGLLYYLKGDLISCKNLWKMNYHTNKDAVSYKYLQDAKLDEQFLKKYANSITLIKNNDIEGAKDLLKQCEKTDFNRINVCNNLAMCYIKLGKYNDALEYYQKALSIDKNNDISINIKKELYKKGLIKKYKGKKVLIAILVISIVSSASIYSFNKFNTPKNIGEIKNNKITSKENKNNSNIPKKEEVKKTETKKQEIRKEEKIDIQNLNNYIEKKNYIQLYNIYSNYKNKNLDVNSKSVLVKAEKLLKEEGIEYFYNTAMANANNKKYKESNDFLLKAYSLGNVNYLYPHIIYLLATNYEALNNISEAIRYYEIYVNSFVKSDYGDLALYKVATLNEKIDDVKSKNYAKKLSQIYPQSIYNNSNIKRIINNN
- the trxA gene encoding thioredoxin, with the translated sequence MVKEINENVFGEEVLNSEVPVVVDFWATWCGPCKMLAPVVEEISQELGQKVKFVKVNVDENPVISTQYKIASIPTLMTFKAGKAVETLVGFRPKEAIKSAVEKHI
- a CDS encoding DUF4652 domain-containing protein codes for the protein MLKNKKIGLILITLIIFSFSIGCTKENKSSVENTKQEEQKVESNNNNDKEEKDKKDNTETKSEEKKNEKEGSEKTKFSKIEKEEIVDKKFQGENNTEWKESEQKKYSAIVEGKGDNGEEEGIGKIYLKQNNTNKLWLLKINEIKDQKSPKFLYWVDNENLLVIIGHGYGTVSKGGNLYCINVKNDTITPVYEAKDDKHEVISVEKVKDNSGETSLILTLNVYEDDNFIKSHKEKITIANDKVKEFIK
- the ptsP gene encoding phosphoenolpyruvate--protein phosphotransferase; the encoded protein is MMKKGIAASKGYAIGKIFIKEDINIEVVEKSIDDIEKEKERFKSALSNTREQLERIKEKAQKEVGAEKAAVFDSHIMLLDDPEFAGAVEMNIESNKVNSEKALQEVIDMYSSIFASMEDEYMRERGADIKDVGKRIMLNLMEKSANSMDDLDKDTIIVAQDLTPSDTAQLDKDKVIAFLTNIGGRTSHSAIMARTLEIPAIVGMQDITESVKNNDVAIVDGIKGIVIINPDKETIEKYEKSKESFLKEKEELKKLINVETVTKAGKRVEVCGNIGKPQDVHQVLENGGEGVGLFRTEFLYMDRDNMPSEDEQFESYKYAVEKMEGKPVVIRTLDIGGDKKLPYLEMPEEMNPFLGYRAIRLCLDRKELFKVQLRALLRASAFGNLKIMFPMISSLSEFKGAKELLKECMSELKAEGKEFNENLETGIMVEIPAAAICADELAKHVDFFSIGTNDLIQYTLAADRMNEKISYLYDPMHPAVLRLIKMTIDAAHKEGKWCGMCGEMAGDENAIATLVEYGLDEYSMSASSILTAKKIIMNS
- the iadA gene encoding beta-aspartyl-peptidase, which codes for MITIIKNGYVYSPKFLGKKDILIVSSNIEGVYDSLDIPKEFAEIKVIDANENIVIPGFIDSHVHLIGGGGEGGFSTRTPEIQLSHIISSGITTVVGCLGTDGICRSMEALLAKAKGLEEEGITTYIYTGSYSIPVNNITGCSKSDIMLIDKVIGVGEIALSDHRSSQPSYEDFVKICAEGRVGGLLANKPGIIHVHIGSGKRGIDYLFKVIKDTEIPASQIIPTHMGRNEDLFNQGIQYMKKGGVIDLTTSSDPNFLEEGEIKASSGFKRILDSGLDPERVHFSSDGQGSLPIFNKKREYVGLGIGSVQSLYREFKDCVIKEKIEIEDSLKVVTSNVADHLMLNNKGYIEKEKDADIVILDKENLDILHVICKGKHLVKDGKVLKKGTFEG
- a CDS encoding sigma 54-interacting transcriptional regulator, encoding MYKNNIVVPINNGIHTRIAAMIVHKATEIKNKYGLDLYIKRMDSREPLAISMLALISLKIKKHEIIEISCNSTSSKAESAVLELCDFINYDISKENSTSKLDDIIEENTIAYDQIFTNIPIGILVIDKNSKITMANDYSLKIIGYSLKDILGKNIKDIIPSSELPDIIKNKCYHKGKTQYMDNRILITNRSPIYFNDKILGAISVFQDISELVGIKELNEKFKKILEASHDLICFVDESGKIIYVNPSYKKHFSINSKDIIGKDIKESSPNSLIMEVFNTKKPKENVIYNKDNINIISTIEPIFIDNEFKGVISISKTVDELRDLTLKLTESEEKLMYYKNELTRHLPLSSSFKSIIGWNSSLKDCLSIAEKASKSTSTVLVRGESGTGKEIIANAIHDNSSRKNKPFVRVNCAAIPENLLESELFGFEKGAFTGAIKKKPGKFNIADGGTIFLDEIGDLPISMQVKLLRVLQEKEFESVGGIKTQKVDVRIIAATNRNLEDMIKDNTFREDLYYRLNVLNISLPPLRHRKQDINLLVEHFINKINPKLNKNIAGINKGALLKLQQYDWPGNIRELENIVERAMNMCDKSIITVKDLPFYISNNSFDDSYNFTINEDNLKTLEEYEKEIITLAMKKYKSFNKAGKALGITHRTVSLKCKKYNINPEIYK